The genomic window TAATACCATTGCTATCTCCTTGATTCAGGATTTTTCCTTGGAGCTGAAGCCGGGTCAGATGACGGCCCTGGTGGGTCCGTCTGGAGAAGGAAAAAGCACCTGTGTGAGTCTGCTGGAGCGATTCTACGAGCCACAGGAGGAGAGATCCTACTGGACAATGAACGCTGAAATCCTACGACCACCAGTTCCTCCACAAGAAGGTCATTAGTCAgcagtatttttttctgatgGTGATGAAGCTCCTGTCTTGGAAAACGTTTTATCTTGTGTTTAAattggtttatttttgtgaatACAACATCAACAATTTTAGAGAGCATTAAGCACTCATCCATCACTcatcacctttgacctttaacaaaaaagtaaaattcagaaaatgaaGTGTGTTCTGAGATGTGAGTTATACATCTGATTTAGTGTGAATTTTACTTTATAATGTGTTAAACAGTCGAGCTGATGAGAGTGTGTTAACAGGTCGCAGTGGTGAGCCAGGACCCAGTGCTCTTCTCTGGCACCATTAGAGACAACATCGCCTACGGGCTTCCTGACTGCTCATTGGATGAGATCCAGGAAGCAGCACGCAAAGCCTACGCCCACGACTTCATCAGGCAGCTGGAGAAAGGCTACGACACAGGTGAACACCGCTGAATGCCTGCAGAAGGaattataaagaaaatatcatttggagagaaagaacaactttgtgtttatttattttaaacattgttATTTGATGGAGATGAAATTTGTGCACAGTGAAGACTGAATATTCCTCACTGCAtcaaattgtttttttattttaaacctttCACATCAGCCTGTTCTGATGTTATAATGTGGTTAATTTCTCAGAGGTGGGTGAAGGAGGCGGCCAGTTGTCCAAGAGCGAGAAGCAGCAGATCGCCATCGCTCGAGCTCTGGTCAGACAACCACAGGTCCTCATTCTGGACGAAATAACCAGCTCTCTGGACACTGAGAGTGAAAATAAGGTACAATATACTGCAACTTCTAACACTGTATTGTCCAGTATATCCTCAGCATACCATCTTTCAACTGCATAgttctgtttagtttttttattcCTTCATATATCATTCATTTTACATATTATAAGATATATCTAAATGCTTCCTCTGACATCCATTAGCTCTGTGTTCATCTGAAAAGAGAGTCATACCATgtggataataataataaaactaaatatttctGTGACTGACTCTTCACAGGTCCAGCAGGCCCTGGCTAGCTGTCCCAACCAGACGCTTCTGGTCATCGCTCACAAGCTGAAGACCGTTGAGAAGGCAGATCAGATTGTTGTGATTGGTGGTGGCAGAGTTGAGGAGAAAGGGACTCACCAGGAACTGATGAACATGAAGGGGAGCTACTACAAACTGGTGGAGAAGCTTTTCACTGAGGGAAACTCGGTgcaatgaaaaactactgtcacTGTGTAAATGCTGCAGTTTGATGTGAGATAATTCTGTTTCAGTTCAACAGCAGCTAACCTGATGAAGATGTGTGATAACAAGTTGgaattactgtaaatatttaagtcaaatttttttgtgtaaatattgaaaaataattCGCATTTTTTAGACGTTTTCTGTACTTTAAAAATGCACCTTTACAACTCTGTTAGTGTTACacatctattatttattttgcagacTGTTCTAATCACATCAGGCGTTGTAAATGAATCAAATTACTTTTCTAATGGATATAAATCTGCTataacattttccatttccttgtattctgtgaatgtgaaaagaTTTGACATGATGACACACAGCTGACACCATAACTTTAATTTATGATCAGAGTGGTCAAAGGTTGCTTTATTGGTCTGTTCCAAATAAAAGGTTGATCAACAACATAATTTTGGATCATACTCAGTGGCCTCATTTGACTCCTGCCAGGACAAACTTtatctgaatgtgtttgtttggctttATGTCAAATATTCATAAAGTCTGAAACCaaatacattcacacattcatacagacataaattaaaaaatgtgaataaacatGGAGAATGCAGGGTTTGGCCAACGTGATCAGATTTGTTCcatacacagtaaaaataaaaaataaaagtaaatgagaTAATCATTAAAGCATTTTCTAAATGTCACTATATAGATGCAATAATAAGAAAAACtacttcaaaataaaggaaCACAGATTagatagatttaaaaaataactaaaatgaCTCAAGTATTATCAAACATGTTAATTATGAGTTTGTTATAACCTGTTGTCTGAGGCCTTTGAGTTTTTCTGATCATataatcagtgtgtgttgtatttctgGGTTTGAAGCTGATGCAGtgcattaaaacacagcaggtcagggttgagttttattgtctgcGCTGACCTGGAAAGTCCCTGACTaccaatctgtgtgtgttgtttttatgactGAGATGGTTTGGAAAGTTGCCTGGTGATGTGTGTCATAAAACACCAAAGGTAGAGTGAAACGATCAAGTAGCACCAAATCAAAACACCAACCCCCTCTATCGACATCAATCAGGACTGTTTCGCTGCCATTTTGTCAAGACTCCTCTTCATCCACAAAATGGTGGCGGAAAGTCACGTGTTTCAAACAGATCAGATATTCGCTTCTCCTGCATTTCAACGCCTGCATGACTTTTAGAACTTAAAGTATCCTGAGACAGGTTCAGGAACATATgtgtcattttgtctcttttttaaatctactgTAATTATAGGTgcttgtgtttacatgtaaacccaacctgcaggaggaaacagcatcATTCACACTAAAACAGctttatgtgttatttttcaacatgttttaagtgtgttaagttaaagtttgttttcaaCACAACCTTTGCTTGCAGTATTATGCTGCACCACATTGGTTGCACGTTGCTGTTTCAACATGAACTGAAGTATTGCATGCTGCTCTATGACTGGAAGTTGGTCTGTTTCCTGTTGGAACTTATCAaaacttttttcacattatctGGATGAACCAAATAAGATGTGTGGTGGTCcggtgtaaaaaacaaacattttttcattgttcTAAAAACGCCGGACAGTTTGTAGACACAAGGTTTCGGGCACAGTGACTCATCAGAAAACTTGGCTGCTTCCCATCAGCATGGTGTGCTGCCTGCGGGTCAATAAGGCAGCAGGGCTTAAAGTGGAAATGCAAAGCTGCCGCCATCTTAGGCTACACCTCAACACAAAATGTCTGACAGCGTGCGTGCACACAAAACCTGCACTATCAAGACAAATCAAAGATGATACAGTGAATCTGTGGATTGGATCTGTCACTGTGATGTGACAGAAAAGAGTCACCCTCATGCATCCTCAAACCTGAGTGTGCACTAAAATATACTCTATATAtattcctgtgtgtgagtgtgtgtgtgtctttgtatttgCGTATGTGCCGAGAAGCTTTTGCCTAACCAGTTCTGCACCATACCACTTCACCACGCAGCCGAGCTGGAAAGTCCcttatctttttctttcactttctttcttaaTTGTTTGGGCAGTGGCCGTCTGACTCAGCCAAACCGAAGCCAAGCCCAAGGTCTTGTGACTGAACTGTGTTCTGgttttgtctctctccttttaGGTTTGCAGCTTTTGTTGATTTTTCAGCGTCAGTATTTGGTTTGATACACTATATCTGCCACACAGGCTGTCAGATGGGCTGCCAGCGAGTGGCTGTTGATGGAGAGTTTTCTAGTAAACCTGTTGTTTCAATTGCAAGGTATCATCTCCCTCTACCAGGCCTTAATTGTTTCAAAACAGGTTTTACCAGTGCCAAAGGACCAGGTCGCCTACACAGGTCTCCTATTGTTGCTTTAATAAACAAGTCATGAAAATAGCCATCCCTGTATTAGGTCTGTAAGCCTGTTACATAGTTTGAACACTTAAAATGGTTGGTAAAGTAACAGACAGAGGATTATTATAACTGTACAGATCCTGCTTGATCCCAAAATTAAAGTCTTTcagaagtgagagaaaatgagtcaCTTGACAGATTAGCTTCACTGTAACATAAAACTTGCTTCTGTTCTCTCTAAACCAAAAGTAATAAAGAAACTGAAGCAACAAAACTGACACTGATGCAGCTTCTCCTCACCTCAGTTTGTGTGACTGATGTATGAAAAATGAGTTATTACTGAATTAATATGTCTGATCTGGGAGTGTCACATGACGCTGTTATGGATATACTGTTTTACTTGTGGTAATAGTAGCCAGATAAAACCACTGTGCAGGCATTAAACTGAGCCAGGGAGagtattgtattgttttatagCCAGGTAAACCCCCACTGTTATTTTGTGAATCCCCTAACTTCCCCTGGGGAGTGTGACAATTGGCAACGTTAAATACAGCAAGAGTTTTTAGAGATTACTAACGAGGCATCAAGCAGTTAATGTGTGATTTCCCAAGTTGATGGTAatgaacacacaccacatgATCAGTGGAGGGAAGTCCCGGCTTCAGAACAAAAGTCAAATGAAttggacaaacagaaacacacaccaacccTGAGCAGTGTAACAGCGCCGCGGTTGGCTGTGTTTGGCACTTTTATCAACAGCCATGTGATTTCTTGGAAACCCTGCCTGGCAGATAGGCTAAAGTTAGGGGATTCTCCAGCAGAGGATAGAAACGTTGCTCTCGGACTGACATCTGGTGGGAACCACAAAACAGTCctgcaaaagaaaacatgaaaacaactgtGCTGAAAACTGCCAACGACACAAACCACATTGGTTTAAGAGGTGGTTATAATCAGATTTGTTATGTAGCAGGGTTTCAGTTCTTGGTTGGTATAGATTTTGTGTTCTATGAGCTCTTGTGGTATCTATAGATTAACAGGAAACCACAGACATATATGTGACAACAGGGCCACATGAATGCACAGCAGAACCCACCAAAAAAGGAATTAACATAGTGACATAGTGGGAGTTACACTGGTtgattgtgatttatttttggatGCATCAGTCACTGGACATATTGTGTAAGATCTGTATATTTTAGCAGGGGAATCAAAATGCAGAGACTTTGTTATCTTGTGTGTGAACTCCTAAACTGGCAGGTTGAAGGGATTGAAGCGTTTGATTTTCGGCTACAGGACCGGTCTCTCTTATTACCATAAAACTGTACTGAAACCAGGTCGGACAGATTCCCATGATGTCAGTTTCAGTGCAGTATGGTGGGTGGGAGAGTGACATAATTTACttaaaacagagagatgaagagcaTCAGGAAGAACAACAGCACCCCATGTGCGTATCTCAGGCAAAACCAGGCAACCATGTGATTTCCTGTAACTCCGTCTCAGTCTGGTGAACCAGCCACTGTAAACCGACTGGCATAAGTCTTGGCAAAAGATATAAACGATAGATCTCGAGTGCCCTCAAGTGGgacaaaataagaaattattttatCCAGTAATATCTATGATCAATTTAGAGCCATGTGGAATCACCcaggctgtgtttgttttatgttaaattaTAGCTAACTGTGACTTTAACTACAGTATAACCTTACATTAGACCAGAATGTCTTCCAGAATATTTTAAAGGATAGATTCACAATTTTTAAGTTTGTCTTAAAACAACAGTCAGGTTTTACTTTTGGTTCTGACCATTAAAAATCCCTTTTTAATCTGTTGGGGACAAAATCCATTTAACATGTCCTGTTTagtttttgtaacattttatgtaattttgAGCTGTAATTTTACcagtcatgttttcattcataatTTCATATTGTATTGGCCCACATGGTGGTATAACTGAGGAGTACTTTTACATGTACAATTGCCAGTTGAACTAgtagtaaatatatataaatatatatatatatatatatatatatatatatatatatatatatatatatatatatatatatatatatatatatatatatatatatgtattaggAACACTGTTCAGGTTGCATGTGAACATGCATTCCTGTGAACATACCCCCAGAGAACCCTCAGCTCCTCCTAGGTCTGGCCCCCCTAATTAGTTGGAGGGTATTTAAAGCACCTGTGGGAACATGGACTCTCTTTGCTTTCTCTGCCTCCAGGTTGCCCCATGGTCCTTCTCACTCTGTGGTAGGTGAAGCCTTTAAAAGATTGTTAAAAGTTTAaggatgtttaatgtttttgaaGAACTTTGCAATTGAATTGTACTTGTTTTCCTGCCTGGGTCTTCTGTCTCTTGTTTTGCTGGTTTGCCTGGTCATACTGGTGTCTGTGTCGATCCCTGAAGGTTGATTAGCCAGTGTGCTTTTATGGCAAGGTATGGGTTATCCTCATTTGTCAGCAGCCTATGACTAACACTTGAAAAATTATTACAATGTTAAACTTGTTAACATGCGTTTCTTGTATTTTaggttttcagctgctgttttgccTTTTGGTttgctgtattattattatcccccccccccccccccccccccccctttagTGGAGCTGTTTGCTGGCCTTGGTGGGGGCTAGGCACTTTAGTGTGGTTCCCTTCACTGACTGTAGTGGATAGAGCACTGGGACATATTTTACACCTATTTGCTGTGATTGCCAGTtgctgtgtgcatatgtgtggtGGGTGcccacttcttcccttccctATAGTAATTTTGCATTACTGTACTGGAAGTTCTTTTTAAAGATAAGATAAATAACGTTGTCAAATATAAAGTAACTAAAATCTTTTGCTAAAGCTTCATAAAGCTCTGATTAATTTTCAGAATTTCCATTCCTTCCACAGAACACTTCCAGTCattcattaatcaataaattaGTTTTCTTTCGGAACCACGTCTGTCTTGCTTCAGTTATTTGAACTTGTTGACTGTATATGACAAGGGGAGGTTTGGTTGCTACATGTCAGAGGCTCATGCACCTCGAGCACTGCCACTTATCTACAATAAAGCTGcatgtgacattttctcactgATCTCTAACGTTACAGGTAACTGGAAACGAACCGCGCATGTCATTTATTGTAAATCGTTTGTTCAACTTGGTGGCCACTAGATGGCGACATAACACTATATTTCAATACCCTGAAAGGTAGTGACCTGAAATGGTCGGTAGATGGCACAATATAACACTAGTCCAGCCTGGTAAAACAGTTTTGGATCTCACTCACCTAGCCTTGACTGAAAgtaagaaatgtgtttttttttttttttttaaaaggctcTTAGACAGTTAACAGAATGTAACCCCTAATCTATACCATCTGGACAGATCTTCTTTCCTCGTGCTGTTACAAATGAGACTAATCCCCAAACAGAAGATCATCCTTCATTAAAAGCAATCTTAATTCCAGGACAAGGTTTCCAATCTTTCTGGGAAGTCGTATTTGACACTGGCTGATCCAGTCAACAGACATGACACACAGGTACAGTAACTTCATTCATGTTGACACTGACTTGtagctttcattttatttcatgtctttaaTGGCAGGACAGAAATAAATCTCCAACCAGcctaaaaatctaaaattttaCTCTTATCTCTGTAAGTGATTACACAGATGAGAAAATCCAATCATCAAATTAAGTTAGTGGCTTCCCTCAGACTTAAATGCAGTTCTAGTTTATTACTTTATCTGAGTATTAAGCAAAATGTGCAGCTATTTGATGTTAGAATGAATGAACCATTTTGGATATGGGTCTTTCTATAAGTGACAGCACTTAGACTTTTAAAGGTCCCTGATGTGATGGTTTTGCACATCTGTCTGTGGAGGAGATAAACATGAGAGACAATGGAACAAAAAGCCAGACTTTCACACCTGAGCCCAGCAGTTTGTCCGGCTGAGTACACGTCACTCTTCTCCTGTagcagtaaacaaacagaatggCTACACCCTTGTAATAAAACTACAAAGGCCCAGAGACATATGCTACCAAAGAGATTACTCATAGAGGATTAGGAAGCATGTTAATCTTATTTCATGTCAGTGATCATCTTTGTTGATTTTATCTGTACCAGCATTTCCTGTCTAGTAGGTGGTTTGTGAGGTGCAGAGTTGCTACAATAAATGCAATCACATTAGAAAACACATTATATATCCATAATACACTGGTCAGAGCAGTGGGAACATTTTTACTTTACAGATTTGCTCTCGCTCTCACTCTGCTTGCAGAGAAAGTCTGTCTGTGGAAATCATTCACCTCTGAGTCCCTGCTCCCTTTTTTGAGAGTATAATGAAGTGTCCTTGCTCAGGTTCACACATTTACAACTCACTTTGCATGACTACATAATTAAGCAATTGTTGTCCTAGATTTGGATAGTTACcttcagaatcagactttattgccaggtaaacatacaaggaatttgtcttggatTACTGGTGCTAAAAaactgagtattttttttttttctttgaactgtgtGTGCCCATGAGCTTTGGTTTTCAATTGGATCTCTGCTCTATTTCTATATTGACTGAAGACAAGCAACGTTTGAAAATTAGATGAAAGTGTGATGCatgtaaacaacataaaaaataacctTTCCCAGTAAGATACACCACTTTTACAGTATGAAGAAAATAGTGTTGTTCATCGTCATCTTATCAATCCATGTTATGAGTCCAACAGTCTAAGACAACTGAACCCATTGTTGTTCTTTGCACATAAATGCCCATCTTTGATTTACAGTgcaacaaatgaaatgtcacGTCACACAACATTTGTCCACTTTATAAAAGGAAGCAAACAATCAGCAACCAAACCTGTTCCTAAAACACAATCACCTG from Lates calcarifer isolate ASB-BC8 unplaced genomic scaffold, TLL_Latcal_v3 _unitig_4977_quiver_959, whole genome shotgun sequence includes these protein-coding regions:
- the LOC108872787 gene encoding LOW QUALITY PROTEIN: ABC-type oligopeptide transporter ABCB9-like (The sequence of the model RefSeq protein was modified relative to this genomic sequence to represent the inferred CDS: inserted 2 bases in 2 codons), which translates into the protein MTALVGPSGEGKSTCVSLLERFYEPQXGEILLDNEXLKSYDHQFLHKKVAVVSQDPVLFSGTIRDNIAYGLPDCSLDEIQEAARKAYAHDFIRQLEKGYDTEVGEGGGQLSKSEKQQIAIARALVRQPQVLILDEITSSLDTESENKVQQALASCPNQTLLVIAHKLKTVEKADQIVVIGGGRVEEKGTHQELMNMKGSYYKLVEKLFTEGNSVQ